The Bacteroidota bacterium sequence ATATCGGCAGCATCATCCGAGTCTAGCTGACCGACGAGAGCAGATATCCGTTCCTGAGGCAGCAGTTCTAACAAACCTTCCCGGATGCTGCTTTCCAATTCCAATAGAACTTCACTCGCCGCAGTAACATCAAGCAGGTTGAAAACATACTCGCGGTCTTCAGTATTTTGCAGATGATCGATAATATCAGCAATGTCGGCAGGGTGTAAATCGGTGAGGATGTTAAGTAATGCCGGTGCAGCTTGGTCGTGAACCAGTTCGGCAATATCGAACATCAATTCTTCATCAACCTCGATGGTTTTCTTTCCCCTGCTGCGGGTAATAATTATCGGTTGATTATTATTTTTTAAACTATCTGACATTTAATTATTTCATCAATTTTATCTGTCAATATAACAAATTCATTTATAGAAAGTTCTTCGGGACGTTTGTGTAATGGAAAATTAATTTCCTTCATAATGTTTTTTACAATCGTTTCATCGAAGGGTAAATATTTTAAACAATTTCTTAAAGTTTTTCTGCGTTTACCAAAAGTTGTCCGAACAACTGTGCGGAACAATTTCTCATCAACATTCTCAAATGGCAATTTATGATGGAAATCGATTCTCACTACGGTTGAAGTTACTTTTGGTTTCGGGAAGAAACAATTTGGCGACACTTTAAAAAGACTTTTCGGCCCTCCATAGAATTGTGTAAGCACCGAAAGAATTCCATAAGCTTTTGAGTGAGGCTTAGCCGTTAAACGATCGGCAACCTCTTTTTGTATCATCATTGTTACGTTTGAAATTATTTTATGATACTCGATGGCTTTAAACAATATCGGCGAAGTTAAATGATATGGAATGTTGCCAACAATCTTTAACTTTTTAGACCCTGTATCTAACGCACTAAGATCAAATTCAAGAATATCCTGATTGATAATTTTTAATTT is a genomic window containing:
- the rsmA gene encoding 16S rRNA (adenine(1518)-N(6)/adenine(1519)-N(6))-dimethyltransferase RsmA codes for the protein MPNRVINTSKIVIKPKKSLGQNFLIDENISRKIVESLNLTKDDVVVEIGPGQGALTKYIVENVKKIYAVEIDKRAAEDLLSNISSTKLKIINQDILEFDLSALDTGSKKLKIVGNIPYHLTSPILFKAIEYHKIISNVTMMIQKEVADRLTAKPHSKAYGILSVLTQFYGGPKSLFKVSPNCFFPKPKVTSTVVRIDFHHKLPFENVDEKLFRTVVRTTFGKRRKTLRNCLKYLPFDETIVKNIMKEINFPLHKRPEELSINEFVILTDKIDEIIKCQIV